A window of Tautonia plasticadhaerens contains these coding sequences:
- a CDS encoding nucleoside deaminase — translation MAEPSLRDPFMQAAIDEAKAGLAEGGIPIGSVLVIDGQVVGRGHNRRVQRGSAILHAEMDAIEAAGRLKASGYRRATLHSTLSPCDMCSGTALLYKIPRIIIGENRTFRGPEDYLRSRGVVLEVLDHQECVRLMEEFIRARPDLWDEDIGE, via the coding sequence ATGGCCGAGCCCTCACTCCGAGACCCGTTCATGCAGGCGGCGATCGACGAGGCGAAGGCCGGGCTCGCCGAGGGTGGCATCCCCATCGGCTCGGTCCTGGTCATCGACGGCCAGGTCGTCGGCAGGGGCCACAACCGCCGGGTGCAGCGGGGCAGCGCCATCCTCCACGCCGAGATGGACGCCATCGAGGCCGCCGGGCGGCTCAAGGCGAGCGGCTACCGGCGGGCCACCCTACACTCGACGCTCAGCCCGTGCGACATGTGCTCGGGCACGGCCTTGCTCTACAAGATCCCGAGGATCATCATCGGCGAGAATAGGACGTTCCGGGGGCCGGAGGACTACCTGCGGTCACGGGGCGTCGTCCTGGAGGTGCTCGACCACCAGGAATGCGTCCGGCTGATGGAGGAGTTCATCCGGGCCAGGCCCGACCTCTGGGATGAGGACATCGGCGAGTAG
- the tcmP gene encoding three-Cys-motif partner protein TcmP, which translates to MMGDFFGKKRDWSRYKDFILGYYLEPYVPKVNTLKRPILVVDCFAGRGEFGDGQPGSPVIIGSTIEKWRAKGVPIRGLFIEADPENYRYLVAVLDRYGEHAEPRTGTFDEHLPEIAALARNHTVFLYVDPYSVRGLVFDRMKAVYDQIRSSSSSVEVLLNFNSATFMRWALAALQRHQDIPAETADEPLDQLEDASAGPVELATLDAIAGGDYWRAIALDPDLDFPQKLGRLTSEYMGRMLPSFRYVASCAIKAKYHHRVPKYHLIYATRHEDGLELINDAMCKARREFLGAEFTEGTLFDLTPDEEVPDLSELRKGLLALVPEDGRLSRKALRLRGLLAHFGRHEIKDHNAAIGDLLKSGRLHSDTGKARINDNVLLARAPFIPPRP; encoded by the coding sequence ATGATGGGCGACTTCTTCGGGAAGAAGCGGGACTGGTCCAGGTACAAGGACTTCATCCTCGGCTACTACCTCGAACCCTACGTCCCCAAGGTCAACACCCTGAAGAGGCCCATCCTGGTCGTCGATTGCTTCGCCGGGCGGGGGGAGTTCGGCGACGGGCAGCCCGGCTCGCCGGTCATCATCGGCTCGACCATCGAGAAATGGCGGGCCAAGGGCGTCCCGATCCGGGGCCTGTTCATCGAGGCCGACCCCGAGAACTATCGCTACCTCGTCGCCGTGCTCGACCGATACGGTGAGCATGCCGAGCCCCGGACCGGCACCTTCGACGAGCACCTCCCCGAGATCGCCGCCCTGGCCCGCAACCACACCGTCTTCCTCTACGTCGATCCCTACAGCGTCCGGGGCCTGGTCTTCGACCGCATGAAGGCGGTCTACGACCAGATCCGCTCGTCGAGTTCCAGCGTCGAGGTGCTGCTGAACTTCAACTCGGCCACGTTCATGCGGTGGGCGCTGGCGGCCTTGCAGCGGCACCAGGACATCCCCGCCGAGACGGCCGACGAGCCGCTCGACCAGCTCGAAGACGCCTCGGCCGGCCCCGTCGAGCTGGCCACGCTCGACGCCATCGCCGGGGGCGATTACTGGAGGGCCATCGCCCTCGACCCGGACCTCGACTTCCCGCAGAAACTCGGCCGCCTCACCTCGGAGTACATGGGCCGGATGCTGCCGTCGTTCCGGTACGTCGCCAGCTGCGCCATCAAGGCGAAGTATCACCACCGAGTCCCGAAGTATCACCTGATCTATGCGACCCGCCACGAGGACGGCCTGGAGTTGATCAACGACGCCATGTGCAAGGCCCGGCGTGAGTTCCTCGGGGCCGAGTTCACGGAGGGGACGCTCTTCGACCTCACCCCCGATGAGGAGGTGCCGGACCTCTCCGAGCTGCGGAAGGGCCTCCTCGCCCTGGTCCCCGAGGACGGTCGCCTCTCCCGAAAGGCCCTCCGGCTCAGGGGCCTCCTCGCCCACTTCGGGCGGCACGAAATCAAGGACCACAACGCTGCGATCGGCGACCTGCTCAAATCCGGCAGGCTTCACAGCGACACCGGCAAGGCCCGCATCAACGACAACGTGCTCCTGGCCAGGGCGCCGTTCATCCCACCGAGGCCCTGA